The following are encoded together in the Anaerostipes caccae L1-92 genome:
- a CDS encoding transposase, with protein sequence MAENRQYDHEYKVQAVKLPKEIGQAKAAKELGIPKNTMYGWMRANRLGNLDLGAGSQTPQSAMTLNEELIRLRQQVKEQDKEIRRLKKENDFLEKASAFFAASRLKSAKTKE encoded by the coding sequence ATGGCAGAAAATAGGCAATATGATCACGAGTACAAAGTACAGGCAGTCAAACTCCCAAAAGAAATTGGACAAGCGAAAGCTGCCAAAGAGCTAGGGATCCCCAAGAATACAATGTATGGCTGGATGAGGGCCAACCGTCTCGGCAATCTCGATCTTGGAGCAGGCTCACAGACCCCTCAAAGCGCTATGACGCTTAACGAAGAGCTCATCCGGCTCCGTCAGCAGGTTAAGGAACAGGACAAAGAAATCCGCCGCTTAAAGAAAGAAAATGACTTTTTGGAGAAAGCCAGTGCTTTTTTCGCCGCGAGCCGTCTGAAGTCAGCAAAAACGAAAGAATGA
- a CDS encoding type IV pilus twitching motility protein PilT: MTIEEMIGMARQRDVSDIHLSEGMPVAFRSCGRLVDSRIELSDDEIRQMILGLLPVGQRELFDQGEDADFALQTPDKNRQRINVFRQQGKIAATIRLLNDHIPTLSELKLPKCLKDLADQPRGLILVTGPTGSGKSTTLAAMIDYINNSRAEHIITIEDPIEYVYDRQKSIIHQRETGVDVKDFASALRSSLREDPDVILVGEMRDYETISAALTAAETGHLVMSTLHTTGAAQTIDRIIDACPGESQSQIRTQLAGVLAGVVTQCLIPTLSGMERIAATEVLIGTDAALNLIRENKCHQLNTIMQSGMAHGMHTLNRDLSRLVAEGTISRESAKKYTNDIQDLEQYL, translated from the coding sequence ATGACAATAGAAGAAATGATCGGCATGGCCAGACAAAGGGATGTATCGGATATTCATTTGTCTGAAGGGATGCCCGTTGCTTTTCGCAGCTGCGGACGCCTTGTGGACAGCAGAATCGAACTATCTGACGATGAGATCAGACAGATGATCTTAGGACTCCTGCCGGTGGGACAGAGAGAATTATTTGACCAGGGGGAGGATGCGGACTTTGCGCTCCAGACCCCTGATAAAAACCGGCAGAGGATCAATGTTTTCCGCCAGCAGGGAAAGATTGCGGCGACGATCCGTCTGCTCAATGATCATATTCCCACACTCAGTGAGCTGAAGCTTCCGAAGTGCTTAAAAGATCTGGCTGACCAGCCGAGAGGCCTGATTCTGGTCACCGGTCCCACGGGAAGCGGAAAGTCTACCACACTGGCAGCTATGATCGACTATATCAACAACAGCCGGGCGGAGCATATCATAACGATTGAGGACCCGATCGAATATGTCTATGACAGGCAAAAATCAATTATTCATCAGAGAGAGACCGGTGTTGATGTGAAGGATTTTGCCTCTGCGCTCAGATCTTCTCTGAGAGAGGACCCGGATGTGATTCTGGTAGGAGAAATGAGGGATTACGAGACGATCTCAGCGGCTCTGACAGCGGCAGAGACCGGACATCTGGTTATGTCGACTCTTCACACTACAGGGGCTGCTCAGACTATCGACAGGATCATCGATGCCTGTCCCGGAGAAAGTCAGAGCCAGATACGGACACAGCTTGCTGGAGTGCTGGCCGGAGTTGTGACCCAGTGTCTGATCCCGACACTGAGCGGGATGGAGAGAATCGCCGCGACGGAAGTGCTGATCGGCACAGACGCGGCGCTGAATCTGATCCGGGAAAATAAATGTCATCAGCTGAATACGATCATGCAGTCCGGAATGGCACATGGAATGCACACGCTGAACCGGGATCTTTCAAGACTGGTGGCGGAAGGTACTATATCGAGAGAATCGGCAAAGAAGTATACGAATGATATTCAGGACCTGGAACAATATCTGTGA
- a CDS encoding GspE/PulE family protein, which produces MKNIPIGEVLLQYGYITKEQIDQALDYQKEHPGKRLGTILMELQFITEQQMLEALGQRLSLSHISLGSYPVNSEAVEKIPRQLAFKYNILAVDMKDHQLYIAVNDPLNFYAMEDIRQLTGMQLKVFLAELSPLKKALEYFYAEVSARQAARQANETTQEAEDISFLDDMDEEADSDAPIIKLLNTLVLRAYNTNASDIHIEPFEKETVVRMRIDGTIVDYVTLKRSLHASLTARIKIMGGMDIAEKRIPQDGHFKMRLEEDNINMRVSVIPTVYGEKSVLRLLSNRTPIDHKEHFGMNSENYEKFQSLLKSPNGILYITGPTGSGKSTTLYMVLEYLSKRNANISTIEDPVEKNIARVNQMQVNNTSGLTFETGLRALLRQDPDIIMVGETRDAETASISVRAAITGHFVLSSLHTNNAVSSIVRLVDMGVEPYLVANSLIGLVAQRLVRKVCPDCAKKVRTTEEDRKILGEDIEYVKEAVGCSKCSHTGYQGRIAVHEIAVIDQGIRKMISEGRQVDEIQDYVTREQGMKTLKESAADLVKEGITTMEEFWKIAYYV; this is translated from the coding sequence AGAGCAGATTGACCAGGCGCTGGATTATCAGAAGGAACATCCGGGCAAGCGGCTGGGCACCATTTTGATGGAACTTCAGTTTATTACAGAACAGCAGATGCTGGAGGCTTTGGGGCAGAGGCTGTCACTCAGCCACATCAGTCTGGGAAGCTACCCGGTGAACAGCGAGGCGGTGGAAAAAATACCGCGGCAGCTGGCTTTTAAATACAACATTCTGGCTGTAGATATGAAGGATCATCAATTATACATTGCCGTGAATGATCCGCTGAATTTTTATGCTATGGAGGATATCCGCCAGCTGACCGGCATGCAGCTGAAAGTATTTCTGGCAGAACTCAGCCCTCTGAAAAAGGCCCTGGAATATTTTTACGCGGAAGTATCCGCAAGGCAGGCGGCCAGACAGGCTAATGAGACGACCCAGGAGGCAGAGGACATCTCCTTTTTGGACGACATGGATGAGGAGGCTGACAGCGATGCGCCAATCATCAAACTGTTGAATACTCTGGTGCTCCGGGCGTACAATACCAATGCCAGCGATATTCACATCGAGCCTTTTGAGAAAGAAACTGTGGTCAGGATGAGGATTGACGGAACCATCGTAGATTATGTGACGCTGAAGCGTTCCCTTCACGCATCTTTGACGGCCAGAATCAAGATCATGGGCGGCATGGACATAGCGGAGAAAAGGATTCCCCAGGACGGACATTTTAAAATGCGTCTGGAGGAAGACAACATCAACATGCGTGTATCCGTTATACCAACGGTTTACGGAGAAAAATCAGTGCTGCGGCTCCTGAGCAACCGGACGCCGATCGATCATAAAGAGCATTTCGGCATGAACAGCGAAAATTATGAGAAATTCCAGTCGCTTCTGAAATCTCCCAACGGTATTTTATATATAACAGGACCGACGGGAAGCGGAAAATCTACGACCCTTTATATGGTTTTAGAATATCTGTCCAAGAGAAATGCAAATATTTCCACGATCGAAGACCCGGTGGAAAAAAATATCGCAAGGGTCAATCAGATGCAGGTAAATAACACTTCCGGATTGACATTTGAAACGGGGCTTCGGGCGTTGCTCAGACAGGACCCGGATATTATCATGGTAGGGGAGACAAGGGATGCGGAGACTGCTTCGATTTCTGTCAGAGCCGCTATTACAGGACATTTCGTCCTTTCTTCCCTGCATACGAATAATGCAGTATCCTCTATTGTCCGTCTGGTCGACATGGGAGTGGAGCCGTATCTGGTTGCCAATTCCCTGATTGGATTGGTGGCTCAGAGACTGGTCCGGAAAGTGTGTCCGGACTGTGCCAAAAAAGTGAGGACCACAGAAGAGGATAGGAAGATTCTCGGAGAGGACATTGAGTATGTGAAAGAGGCAGTGGGATGTTCTAAATGCAGCCATACCGGATATCAGGGCCGTATCGCAGTCCACGAGATCGCGGTGATCGATCAGGGCATACGAAAAATGATTTCTGAGGGCAGACAGGTGGATGAAATCCAGGACTATGTGACGAGGGAGCAGGGCATGAAGACGCTGAAGGAAAGTGCCGCAGATCTCGTAAAAGAGGGGATCACTACAATGGAAGAATTCTGGAAGATTGCTTATTATGTATAG